Part of the Thermoplasmata archaeon genome is shown below.
ATACGGGACGCCGCTGAGAATGACGTCGGCGCCCCGAATGGCCTTGAGAACGGTCACGGGTTTCGTGACGTCGGCCTTGAGCGGTCGGGCCACGGCCCGGTCGGCGAGCTTGTTCACGCGGGCCGCGGAACGTTTCGCCCGGGCCAGGTCCATGTCCGCCATCACGATGTCGTCCGCGTCGCCGAACCTCGCGAAGTCGTAGGCCGCGGCCGTGCCCTGGCGACCCGAGCCGATCACCGAATACCGGTATCCCATCGTCTCGCCTCCTGCTCGCGGCAGGGCGCGTTGGAAGGGCGGGAGACGTTCTGAGCGGGCAAATAGGTTCGCGTCGATGGGTAATTACCGAGCAAGTTGAAGGGGAGCGAGCCCTTCCGCGGGCTGTCGGGCATGGCCTACGACTACGAGTTCCTCCTCCGAGTCCACGCGCCACGAGCCACGGTCTTCGAGAAGCTCCTGCGGATTGAGCACCTCGCGCGCTGGTTCTGCGGATGGTGCCGCATCGAGCCCAAGGTCGGCGGGACGTTCCGGTTTGGCGGGGAGACGTGCATTGTCCTCCCGGAGTCGCGCGGCTGGGAGACCACGATCGACGAGGGCGAGACCTTGCGGAGATTCGCGTTCACCTGGCCGATCCGGGACGCCACCACGCGGGTGGCCTACGAACTCGAGGATGCGGGGCCGGAGGCCAGCCTGCTCCATGCGCGCCACTCCGGCGTTCCGCTCAAAGACGCCGCGGGCGGGACGATTCAGGATGCCTGGAGGATGTGCCTCGGCAACCTGAAATCCATCGCGGAAGGACGCAGCGACAGCGTGCGGCCGGACCACACACCGCCCTCGACCGCGGAATTGCGGTTGTCCAACCTCGTCGAGGCGACGCCCGTGCGGGTCTTCGATGCCCTGACGAACGCTGCGCAGCTGGACCATTGGTCCACGGGTGGCGTGCCCACGGGCAAGGCGCGAATCGAACCTCGGACCGGGGGGGCGTTCTCCATGGGCTGGGAGGGCGGTCCTGACCGGGTGCTGGAGATCAGCCCGAACCGACGTCTCGTCCTCCGATGGCCGCAGCCCCAGGGAAACCTGCGCATCGCGTTCGACCTGGAGGCGAAGGCGAGCGGCACCGCGGTCTACCTCGTGAGTACGGGATACGGCCCGGGTGGGTCTGCGGAGATCCCGCATCACCGCGGT
Proteins encoded:
- a CDS encoding SRPBCC family protein yields the protein MAYDYEFLLRVHAPRATVFEKLLRIEHLARWFCGWCRIEPKVGGTFRFGGETCIVLPESRGWETTIDEGETLRRFAFTWPIRDATTRVAYELEDAGPEASLLHARHSGVPLKDAAGGTIQDAWRMCLGNLKSIAEGRSDSVRPDHTPPSTAELRLSNLVEATPVRVFDALTNAAQLDHWSTGGVPTGKARIEPRTGGAFSMGWEGGPDRVLEISPNRRLVLRWPQPQGNLRIAFDLEAKASGTAVYLVSTGYGPGGSAEIPHHRGGWSDLLVCLKNFIEGGDAGFANAYSAQVRET